In Luteimonas sp. MC1750, the following proteins share a genomic window:
- a CDS encoding succinate dehydrogenase iron-sulfur subunit: MAEFSLPRNSRVHKGRHFAAPSGSTRVREFKVYRWSPDDTENPRTDTYEVDLDACGPMVLDALIKIKNEIDPTLTFRRSCREGICGSCAMNIDGTNTLACTKAIDDCGKGKGEVPIYPLPHMEVVKDLVPDMTHFYAQYASIQPWIRTQSPAPPDRERLQSKEDRAKLDGLYECILCACCSTSCPSYWWNGDRYLGPAILLQAYRWIVDSRDEDTGTRLDDLEDPFKLYRCHTIMNCTRTCPKGLNPAKAIGAIKQLMLERQV, translated from the coding sequence ATGGCCGAATTCTCACTCCCCAGGAACTCCAGGGTCCACAAGGGCAGGCACTTCGCCGCGCCGTCGGGTTCGACCCGCGTGCGCGAGTTCAAGGTCTACCGCTGGAGCCCGGACGACACCGAGAACCCGCGCACCGACACCTACGAGGTCGACCTCGATGCGTGCGGTCCGATGGTTCTCGACGCGCTGATCAAGATCAAGAACGAAATCGACCCCACGCTGACCTTCCGCCGGTCATGCCGCGAGGGCATCTGCGGTTCGTGCGCGATGAACATCGACGGCACCAACACGCTGGCCTGCACCAAGGCGATCGACGACTGCGGCAAGGGCAAGGGCGAGGTGCCGATCTACCCGCTGCCGCACATGGAAGTGGTCAAGGACCTGGTCCCTGACATGACCCACTTCTACGCGCAGTACGCGTCGATCCAGCCGTGGATCCGCACCCAGAGCCCGGCGCCGCCGGACCGCGAGCGGCTGCAGTCGAAGGAAGACCGCGCCAAGCTCGACGGCCTGTACGAGTGCATCCTCTGCGCCTGCTGCAGCACGTCCTGCCCCAGCTACTGGTGGAACGGCGACCGCTACCTCGGCCCGGCGATCCTGCTCCAGGCCTACCGCTGGATCGTCGACTCGCGCGACGAGGACACCGGCACGCGCCTGGACGACCTCGAGGATCCGTTCAAGCTCTACCGCTGCCACACGATCATGAACTGCACGCGCACCTGCCCGAAGGGACTCAATCCCGCGAAGGCGATCGGCGCGATCAAGCAGCTGATGCTCGAGCGCCAGGTCTGA
- a CDS encoding succinate dehydrogenase assembly factor 2, which produces MILQDDDAELRRLRWRCRRGMRELDRLLERWLEQEWRASPTAERATFLRLLDSEDDRLWKWFLGHERPDDAELEALVGRIRALPH; this is translated from the coding sequence ATGATCCTCCAGGACGACGACGCCGAGCTGCGTCGCCTGCGCTGGCGCTGCCGGCGCGGCATGCGCGAGCTCGACCGGCTGCTCGAGCGCTGGCTCGAGCAGGAATGGCGGGCTTCCCCGACGGCCGAACGTGCCACCTTCCTGCGCCTGCTCGACAGCGAGGACGATAGGCTGTGGAAATGGTTCCTCGGCCACGAACGTCCGGATGACGCCGAACTCGAAGCCCTCGTCGGGCGGATCCGCGCCCTGCCGCATTGA
- a CDS encoding lipoprotein-releasing ABC transporter permease subunit, protein MFKPLPVAIGLRYLRAKRRNGFISFISLASILGIAIGVTALITTLAVMSGFQREIRDRMLQMTQHATVSAHGEPMANWRQAVEAGNADPRVAAAAPYISTEALLSGKRREPAMLRGIRPDDEAKVSILGERMVEGSLGTLEPRSYNIVLGRELALWLGVRLGDSVVATTDFQATPMGAVPQLKRFTVSGIFEAGYQDFDRGLAVVNIEDLQRLLRMGDGVTGVRLQMHDMDQAYAVARDLALKLEGPYMVSDWTMENAHLFRALKLEKTMIAILLSLIIAMGAFNLVSSQVMLVTDKQSDIAILRTLGLTPRGVMQVFMVQGTLIGVLGTVLGVIGGLALTLNLERILRLIEKVTGAELMPADVYYITGLPTDLSAQDITIVAIVALVMAFLATIYPARRAARTAPAEALRYE, encoded by the coding sequence ATGTTCAAACCACTGCCTGTCGCCATCGGCCTGCGCTACCTGCGCGCCAAGCGCCGCAACGGCTTCATCTCCTTCATCTCCCTGGCCTCGATCCTCGGCATCGCCATCGGCGTGACCGCGCTGATCACCACGCTCGCCGTGATGAGCGGTTTCCAGCGCGAGATCCGCGACCGCATGCTGCAGATGACGCAGCACGCCACTGTCAGCGCGCACGGCGAGCCGATGGCCAACTGGCGCCAGGCCGTCGAGGCCGGCAATGCCGACCCGCGCGTGGCGGCCGCCGCGCCCTATATCTCGACCGAGGCCCTGCTGTCGGGCAAGCGCCGCGAGCCGGCGATGCTGCGCGGCATCCGTCCGGACGACGAGGCCAAGGTCTCGATCCTCGGCGAGCGCATGGTCGAGGGCAGCCTCGGGACGCTCGAGCCGCGCAGCTACAACATCGTGCTGGGCCGCGAGCTCGCGCTGTGGCTGGGCGTACGCCTGGGCGACAGCGTCGTCGCCACCACCGACTTCCAGGCCACGCCGATGGGCGCGGTGCCGCAGCTCAAGCGCTTCACCGTCAGCGGGATCTTCGAGGCCGGTTACCAGGACTTCGACCGCGGCCTGGCCGTGGTCAACATCGAGGACCTGCAGCGCCTGCTGCGCATGGGCGACGGCGTGACCGGCGTGCGCCTGCAGATGCACGACATGGACCAGGCATACGCGGTGGCGCGCGATCTCGCGCTGAAGCTCGAAGGGCCCTACATGGTCAGCGACTGGACGATGGAGAACGCGCACCTGTTCCGCGCGCTCAAGCTCGAGAAGACCATGATCGCGATCCTGCTGTCGCTGATCATCGCCATGGGCGCCTTCAACCTGGTGTCCTCGCAGGTGATGCTGGTGACCGACAAGCAGTCCGACATCGCGATCCTGCGCACGCTGGGCCTCACGCCGCGCGGCGTCATGCAGGTGTTCATGGTGCAGGGCACGCTGATCGGCGTGCTCGGCACGGTGCTGGGGGTCATCGGCGGCCTGGCGCTGACGCTCAACCTCGAGCGCATCCTGCGCCTGATCGAGAAGGTCACCGGCGCCGAGCTGATGCCGGCCGACGTCTACTACATCACCGGCCTGCCGACCGACCTCAGCGCCCAGGACATCACCATCGTCGCGATCGTCGCCCTGGTCATGGCCTTCCTGGCCACCATCTACCCGGCGCGGCGCGCGGCGCGCACGGCCCCGGCGGAGGCGCTGCGCTATGAGTGA
- the lolD gene encoding lipoprotein-releasing ABC transporter ATP-binding protein LolD, translating into MAGARAHADTRHADEVVGADGLGKTYAEGRMHTPVFDGLDLSVAAGETVAILGASGAGKSTLLHLLGGLDTPTAGEVYVAGQRMSALSDADRGRLRNRALGFVYQFHHLLPEFTALENVMLPVLLSGAAVPDASSRARALLEGVGLGHRLEHKPGELSGGERQRAAVARALVNRPACVLGDEPTGNLDEKTAATVFDLMLELNRAERTSLVLVTHDRSLARRLDRVLELHEGRLREIAPASA; encoded by the coding sequence ATGGCAGGCGCCAGGGCGCATGCCGACACGCGCCACGCCGACGAAGTGGTCGGCGCCGACGGCCTGGGCAAGACCTATGCCGAGGGCCGGATGCATACGCCGGTGTTCGACGGCCTCGACCTGAGCGTCGCCGCGGGCGAGACCGTCGCCATCCTTGGCGCCTCCGGCGCGGGCAAGAGCACGCTGCTGCACCTGCTCGGCGGACTCGACACGCCGACCGCGGGCGAGGTCTACGTGGCCGGACAGCGCATGAGCGCACTGTCCGACGCCGACCGCGGCCGCCTGCGCAACCGCGCGCTCGGCTTCGTCTACCAGTTCCACCACCTGCTGCCCGAGTTCACCGCGCTGGAGAACGTGATGCTGCCGGTGCTGCTGTCGGGCGCCGCGGTGCCCGACGCCTCGTCGCGCGCGCGCGCGCTGCTGGAAGGCGTCGGCCTGGGCCATCGCCTCGAGCACAAGCCCGGCGAACTGTCGGGCGGCGAACGCCAGCGCGCCGCCGTCGCCCGCGCACTGGTCAACCGTCCGGCCTGCGTGCTCGGCGACGAGCCCACCGGCAACCTCGACGAGAAGACCGCGGCCACCGTTTTCGACCTGATGCTCGAACTCAACCGTGCCGAGCGCACCAGCCTGGTCCTCGTCACCCACGACCGCAGCCTGGCCCGCCGCCTCGACCGCGTCCTCGAACTCCACGAAGGCCGCCTCCGCGAGATCGCCCCCGCCAGCGCCTGA
- a CDS encoding transposase, with protein MPTRRSPELRSGRWSEPGRIYLVTIVTDGRKPWFQDWEPAAAVARALAGRDAWPGSRLLCWVLMPDHWHGLLELGESESLSRTVGRAKAHATRVWKPDAGRLWQPGFHDRALRSDDNLLAAARYVVANPIRAGISRSFGGYSYWDAVWISADADAAS; from the coding sequence ATGCCCACACGCCGTTCCCCCGAGCTCCGATCGGGCCGCTGGTCGGAACCCGGCCGGATCTACCTGGTCACCATCGTCACCGACGGTCGCAAGCCGTGGTTCCAGGACTGGGAGCCCGCGGCCGCGGTCGCACGTGCACTCGCCGGGCGGGATGCCTGGCCCGGTTCAAGGCTGCTCTGCTGGGTCCTCATGCCCGACCACTGGCACGGCCTGCTGGAGCTGGGCGAGTCCGAATCCCTGTCACGGACCGTCGGCCGCGCCAAGGCCCACGCCACGCGCGTCTGGAAGCCGGATGCAGGCCGGCTCTGGCAGCCGGGCTTCCACGATCGCGCACTGCGCTCGGACGACAACCTGCTGGCGGCCGCCCGCTACGTCGTCGCGAATCCGATCCGCGCCGGGATTTCCCGGAGCTTCGGCGGCTATTCCTACTGGGACGCCGTCTGGATCAGCGCTGATGCAGACGCCGCGTCATGA
- a CDS encoding DNA internalization-related competence protein ComEC/Rec2 yields MTARAGQAPLLGVGAAAALVVGVVLCLALPRLPAVALFYVLLVAGLGTWWKIAGRWRWTGALLAGFALCGLHATASLDGQLPAENERGDFTVTGRITGLPESEPRRTRFEFRVHDDPALPDVLRGAKLRLSWYDNEWADEPSRRHELQPGAEWRLQLRLRAPRGLRNPGGFDAERHALAARIAATGYVREQATALQLAPARGLDAWRDRIAQRIAAAVPGTGSRYVRALALGDTRALTDTDWELLRATGLTHLIAISGFHVGLVAGAFALLGTAVWRLVPALGLVVPRPQGAALAAFAGALGYAAVAGFALPTVRTVLMIAVAVAARLWRRPLRIPESLALAAIAIVLVDPLALLSAGFWLSFGGVAWLLWCLPQAGRRPVRDFLSAQWVATLGLLPLTAILFGQASLAGPLANLVAIPWWSLVVVPLSLLGTALEAMQAGCGDAAWRLAAAAFELSWPLFERLGESPLALWWLPEPAWFALPMALVGAFWLLLPRGLPGRPLALLLWLPLLWPDRHLPRAGEVELVMIDVGQGTSLLVRTAGHALLYDMGPAVRDGWDAGERAVVPALLALGVRRIDTMVVSHADSDHAGGLAAVRRRFPAARLLAPESAAIPGAAGCLAGSGWQHDGVQFRFLHPPLHFPDLRNESSCVLRIETVHGALLLPGDIGEAVEERLVGRLPEDLPAEVVLIPHHGSRHSSSADFVAATGATLALVSAGHGNRFGHPDAGTVERWERRGTTVLGTPEGGAAHLRLTSAGLQVQTERARRRRFWDATTRDTPPL; encoded by the coding sequence GTGACGGCGCGAGCGGGGCAGGCGCCGCTGCTGGGTGTGGGGGCCGCCGCTGCCCTGGTGGTTGGCGTGGTCCTGTGCCTGGCCCTGCCGCGGCTGCCGGCTGTGGCGCTGTTCTACGTGCTGCTCGTCGCGGGGCTTGGCACCTGGTGGAAGATCGCGGGCCGATGGCGATGGACCGGCGCGCTGCTGGCCGGCTTCGCCTTGTGCGGCCTGCACGCGACAGCGTCGCTCGACGGCCAGCTGCCTGCCGAGAACGAGCGCGGCGACTTCACCGTGACCGGTCGCATCACCGGCCTGCCCGAGTCCGAACCGCGCCGCACGCGCTTCGAGTTCCGCGTCCACGATGATCCCGCGCTTCCCGACGTCCTGCGAGGCGCGAAGCTGCGGCTGTCCTGGTACGACAACGAATGGGCGGACGAGCCCTCGCGGCGCCACGAGTTGCAGCCAGGCGCCGAGTGGCGCCTCCAGCTGCGGCTGCGCGCGCCGCGCGGGCTGCGCAATCCGGGTGGCTTCGATGCGGAGCGCCATGCGCTGGCCGCGCGCATCGCGGCCACCGGCTACGTACGCGAGCAGGCCACCGCCCTGCAGCTGGCGCCGGCTCGCGGGCTCGACGCGTGGCGTGACCGCATCGCCCAGCGCATCGCCGCCGCCGTGCCCGGTACCGGGTCCCGCTACGTGCGCGCGCTCGCCCTTGGCGATACCCGCGCGCTCACCGACACCGACTGGGAGCTGCTGCGCGCCACGGGGCTCACCCACCTGATCGCCATCTCCGGTTTCCACGTCGGCCTGGTCGCCGGCGCCTTCGCTTTGCTGGGCACGGCCGTCTGGCGGCTGGTCCCGGCGCTCGGCCTCGTCGTGCCGCGTCCCCAGGGCGCGGCGCTGGCTGCGTTCGCCGGAGCACTCGGCTATGCCGCGGTCGCCGGCTTCGCGCTGCCCACGGTGCGCACCGTGCTGATGATCGCGGTGGCCGTGGCTGCGCGGCTGTGGCGGCGGCCGCTGCGGATCCCGGAGTCGCTGGCCCTGGCCGCGATCGCGATCGTGCTGGTCGATCCGCTGGCGCTGCTGTCGGCCGGCTTCTGGCTCAGCTTCGGCGGCGTCGCCTGGCTGCTGTGGTGCCTGCCGCAGGCCGGCCGGCGGCCCGTGCGCGATTTCCTGTCCGCGCAGTGGGTGGCCACGCTCGGCCTGCTGCCGTTGACCGCGATCCTGTTCGGGCAGGCCTCGCTGGCGGGCCCGCTCGCCAACCTGGTCGCGATTCCCTGGTGGAGCCTGGTCGTGGTGCCGCTGTCGCTGCTCGGCACCGCGCTCGAAGCCATGCAGGCGGGCTGCGGCGACGCCGCCTGGCGCCTGGCCGCCGCGGCCTTCGAACTGTCCTGGCCGCTGTTCGAGCGCCTGGGCGAAAGCCCGCTGGCGCTGTGGTGGCTGCCCGAGCCGGCGTGGTTCGCGCTGCCGATGGCGCTGGTCGGCGCGTTCTGGCTGCTGCTGCCGCGCGGACTGCCGGGCCGGCCGCTGGCCCTGCTGCTCTGGCTGCCGCTGCTGTGGCCGGACCGCCACCTGCCGCGCGCCGGCGAGGTCGAGCTGGTGATGATCGACGTGGGGCAGGGGACGTCGCTGCTGGTACGCACCGCCGGCCACGCCCTGCTGTACGACATGGGGCCGGCGGTGCGCGATGGCTGGGACGCCGGCGAACGCGCGGTGGTCCCGGCGCTGCTGGCGCTGGGCGTGCGCCGCATCGACACCATGGTGGTCAGCCACGCCGACAGCGACCACGCCGGCGGGCTGGCGGCCGTGCGCCGCCGCTTTCCCGCGGCGCGCCTGCTGGCGCCCGAGAGCGCGGCCATTCCAGGCGCCGCGGGCTGCCTGGCCGGCAGCGGCTGGCAGCACGATGGCGTGCAGTTCCGCTTCCTGCATCCACCGCTGCACTTCCCCGACCTGCGCAACGAATCCAGCTGCGTCCTGCGCATCGAGACCGTGCACGGCGCGCTCCTGCTGCCGGGCGACATTGGCGAGGCGGTCGAGGAGCGCCTGGTGGGGCGCCTGCCAGAAGACCTGCCCGCGGAGGTCGTCCTCATACCGCACCACGGGTCGCGGCACTCATCGAGCGCGGACTTCGTGGCGGCCACCGGCGCGACGCTGGCGCTGGTGTCGGCGGGCCACGGCAACCGCTTCGGACATCCGGACGCGGGCACGGTGGAACGGTGGGAGCGGCGTGGCACGACCGTGCTGGGAACGCCCGAAGGCGGCGCGGCGCACCTGCGCCTGACCAGCGCCGGCCTGCAGGTCCAGACCGAACGCGCCCGCCGCCGTCGCTTCTGGGACGCCACGACCCGCGACACCCCGCCCCTGTAG
- a CDS encoding MotA/TolQ/ExbB proton channel family protein, producing the protein MLELVKAGGWPMLPLLLLSAVALAIIVERFWTLRRAQVLPPGLGREVRDWVGRGGQLDPAHIESLRGNSPLGALLASVLDMRNHPRDEMRERVEDVGRHLAHRMERYLNALGTIAGIGPLLGLFGTVVGMIQMFLGIMDVGMGEMNELAGGIGKALVCAAAGMVVAVPALMFHRYFRGRIDGYIVEMEHEAIALMDTLDPRNRRVATATAAGTHAQAGTPGAPAGHGTAARPAEA; encoded by the coding sequence GTGCTGGAACTGGTCAAGGCAGGCGGGTGGCCGATGCTGCCCCTGCTGCTGCTGTCGGCGGTGGCGCTGGCGATCATCGTCGAACGGTTCTGGACCCTGCGCCGCGCGCAGGTGCTGCCGCCCGGCCTCGGCCGCGAGGTGCGCGACTGGGTCGGGCGCGGCGGACAGCTCGATCCGGCGCACATCGAATCGCTGCGCGGCAACTCGCCGCTGGGCGCGCTGCTGGCCAGCGTGCTCGACATGCGCAACCACCCGCGCGACGAGATGCGCGAGCGCGTCGAGGACGTCGGTCGCCATCTCGCGCACCGCATGGAACGCTACCTCAACGCGCTCGGCACGATCGCCGGCATCGGCCCGCTGCTGGGCCTGTTCGGCACCGTGGTCGGCATGATCCAGATGTTCCTCGGGATCATGGACGTCGGCATGGGCGAGATGAACGAGCTCGCCGGCGGCATCGGCAAGGCCCTGGTCTGCGCCGCCGCGGGCATGGTGGTCGCGGTGCCGGCGCTGATGTTCCACCGCTACTTCCGCGGGCGCATCGATGGCTACATCGTCGAGATGGAGCACGAGGCGATCGCGCTGATGGACACGCTGGATCCGCGCAACCGCCGCGTCGCCACCGCCACCGCCGCAGGCACCCACGCGCAGGCCGGTACACCCGGTGCGCCTGCCGGCCACGGCACGGCCGCCCGTCCGGCCGAGGCCTGA
- a CDS encoding biopolymer transporter ExbD, with protein MRIRDRRAEDIPEINLVPLIDVILVLIIFFVVTTTFDTRSMLKLELPRADARAADSEEPALSVLVNAEGRYFIDDREALRTDVEAIKATILEVAGDDRERPVLLRADARTPHQAVVTAMDALGQLGFRRISIATAPEAGAAAVQAPAQ; from the coding sequence ATGCGCATCCGCGACCGCCGCGCCGAGGACATCCCCGAGATCAACCTCGTGCCGCTGATCGACGTGATCCTGGTGCTGATCATCTTCTTCGTGGTCACCACCACCTTCGACACGCGCTCGATGCTGAAGCTCGAACTGCCGCGGGCCGATGCGCGTGCCGCCGACAGCGAGGAGCCTGCGCTGAGCGTCCTGGTCAACGCCGAGGGCCGCTACTTCATCGACGACCGCGAAGCGCTGCGCACCGACGTCGAGGCGATCAAGGCCACCATCCTGGAAGTCGCCGGCGACGACCGCGAGCGCCCCGTGCTGCTGCGCGCCGACGCCCGCACGCCGCACCAGGCCGTGGTGACCGCGATGGACGCGCTGGGCCAGCTCGGCTTCCGCCGCATCTCGATCGCGACTGCGCCGGAGGCCGGCGCCGCGGCCGTGCAGGCGCCGGCGCAGTGA
- the msbA gene encoding lipid A export permease/ATP-binding protein MsbA has product MTAAEPSAWQTYRRLLGHTVNYRALLVVAMVGMVVEAAAGAAFVWLMEPLTNEGFVDPQPRMALILPAAIIGLFLVRGLATFCTDYGIARVGRSVVRDLRELVLGKYLRLPSSRFDTEAVPQMVSRLNFDTEQVTQASADALKMIIADGLTIVFLLGLMLWTSVKVTLAMILIAPLIGVVVWYVGGRYRRISRGIQTGMGDLAHSAEQSLAAQQDVKVHGAQGFEQSRYSTLANRVLGLNMKVEATRATSSALVQILAALALAAIVWVAIHESLAGRLNPGEFIKLMTAMMGIIPSLRRITNVQSVLGRGVAAAERLFAILDDEEEDDRGRHKLQRARGELVFDDVGLRYARGDGSALEAVSFRAAPGTVTAIVGRSGSGKTSLVRLVPRFYEPTSGRITLDGVALADYPLADLRRQIALVGQRVALFDDTVAANIAYGIDAPRESIRAAAEAANAWEFIERLPQGLDTPIGENGSLLSGGQRQRLAIARAILRDAPILILDEATAALDTESERLVQDALQRLMPDRTTLVVAHRLSTIEHADQVLVFDQGRIVEQGTHVELLARGGLYAHLHAMQFREGATT; this is encoded by the coding sequence GTGACCGCGGCCGAGCCCTCCGCCTGGCAGACCTACCGCCGCCTGCTCGGCCACACGGTCAACTATCGCGCGCTGCTGGTCGTGGCGATGGTCGGCATGGTGGTCGAGGCCGCCGCCGGCGCCGCCTTCGTCTGGCTGATGGAGCCGCTGACCAACGAGGGCTTCGTCGATCCGCAGCCGCGCATGGCGCTGATCCTGCCGGCCGCGATCATCGGACTGTTCCTGGTGCGCGGACTGGCCACCTTCTGCACCGACTACGGCATCGCGCGCGTCGGCCGCAGCGTGGTGCGCGACCTGCGCGAACTCGTGCTCGGCAAGTACCTGCGCCTGCCCAGCAGCCGCTTCGACACCGAAGCCGTGCCGCAGATGGTCAGCCGGCTGAACTTCGACACCGAGCAGGTGACCCAGGCCAGCGCCGACGCGCTGAAGATGATCATCGCCGACGGCCTGACCATCGTCTTCCTGCTCGGCCTGATGCTCTGGACCAGCGTCAAGGTGACGCTGGCGATGATCCTGATCGCGCCGCTGATCGGCGTGGTGGTGTGGTACGTGGGCGGGCGCTACCGGCGCATCAGCCGCGGCATCCAGACCGGCATGGGCGACCTCGCACACAGCGCCGAGCAGTCGCTGGCCGCGCAGCAGGACGTCAAGGTCCATGGTGCACAGGGCTTCGAGCAGTCGCGCTACTCCACGCTCGCCAACCGCGTGCTTGGCCTGAACATGAAGGTCGAGGCGACGCGTGCGACCTCGTCGGCGCTGGTGCAGATCCTGGCCGCGCTGGCGCTGGCGGCGATCGTCTGGGTGGCGATCCACGAGTCGCTGGCCGGACGGCTGAATCCCGGCGAGTTCATCAAGCTGATGACCGCGATGATGGGCATCATCCCGTCGCTGCGCCGGATTACCAACGTGCAGAGCGTGCTCGGTCGCGGCGTCGCCGCCGCCGAGCGCCTGTTCGCGATCCTGGACGACGAGGAAGAGGACGACCGTGGTCGCCACAAGTTGCAGCGTGCGCGCGGCGAACTGGTGTTCGACGACGTCGGCCTGCGCTATGCCCGCGGCGACGGCAGCGCGCTGGAGGCCGTGAGCTTCCGCGCCGCGCCGGGCACGGTGACCGCGATCGTCGGCCGGTCGGGCAGCGGCAAGACCAGCCTGGTCCGCCTGGTGCCACGCTTCTACGAGCCGACGTCGGGCCGGATCACGCTCGACGGCGTGGCGCTGGCGGACTATCCGCTGGCCGACCTGCGCCGCCAGATCGCACTGGTGGGCCAGCGCGTGGCGCTGTTCGACGACACCGTCGCCGCCAACATCGCCTACGGCATCGACGCCCCGCGCGAATCCATCCGCGCCGCCGCCGAAGCCGCCAACGCCTGGGAGTTCATCGAGCGCCTGCCGCAGGGCCTGGACACGCCGATCGGCGAGAACGGCTCGCTGCTGTCGGGCGGGCAGCGCCAGCGCCTGGCGATCGCGCGCGCCATCCTGCGCGACGCGCCGATCCTGATTCTCGACGAGGCCACCGCTGCGCTCGACACCGAATCCGAGCGCCTGGTGCAGGACGCGCTGCAGCGGCTGATGCCCGACCGCACGACCCTGGTGGTGGCCCACCGGCTGTCGACGATCGAGCACGCCGACCAGGTGCTGGTGTTCGACCAGGGCCGGATCGTGGAGCAGGGCACGCATGTGGAGCTGCTGGCGCGTGGCGGGCTTTACGCGCACCTGCACGCCATGCAGTTCCGCGAGGGCGCGACGACATGA
- the lpxK gene encoding tetraacyldisaccharide 4'-kinase encodes MSRQAPKWWYQPGARVPLWAAAVAPVYGAAVALRRRLYRAGLLRRQSLKVPVLVVGNLVAGGSGKTPLTLAIVERLRAEGWTPGVASRGYGRANASKAMWVEATTPASEGGDEPVLIARQSDARVRVDRDRVAAARALAKAGCDIVVCDDGLQHYALGRDIEIEVIDGRRRHGNGRPIPAGPLREPAERGEGCDFRVLNVGSDPDLAAGFGEWPMWLAPGDAVPLVGGRPLPLSTFAGRRVHAVAGIGDPERFFDMLRALDIAVVPHAFPDHHAYVADDLRFGSDLPVLMTAKDAVKCAAFLTDKHYAVPVQAELPEAFWVALLAKLPKRGAIAATPPTPGGP; translated from the coding sequence ATGAGCCGCCAGGCACCGAAATGGTGGTACCAGCCCGGCGCGCGCGTGCCGCTGTGGGCCGCGGCGGTCGCGCCGGTCTATGGCGCCGCGGTGGCGCTGCGCCGGCGCCTCTACCGCGCCGGACTGCTGCGCCGGCAGTCGCTCAAGGTGCCGGTGCTGGTGGTCGGCAACCTGGTCGCGGGCGGGAGCGGCAAGACGCCGCTGACCTTGGCGATCGTCGAGCGCCTGCGCGCCGAGGGCTGGACGCCCGGCGTCGCCAGCCGCGGCTACGGCCGGGCCAATGCGTCGAAGGCGATGTGGGTGGAGGCCACGACGCCTGCGTCCGAAGGCGGCGACGAGCCGGTGCTGATCGCGCGCCAGTCCGATGCCCGGGTGCGCGTCGACCGTGACCGCGTCGCGGCCGCCCGCGCGCTGGCCAAGGCCGGCTGCGACATCGTGGTCTGCGACGACGGGCTGCAGCATTACGCCCTGGGCCGTGACATCGAGATCGAAGTCATTGACGGCCGCCGCCGCCACGGCAACGGCCGCCCGATTCCCGCCGGTCCCCTGCGCGAACCCGCCGAGCGCGGCGAGGGCTGCGACTTCCGCGTGCTCAACGTCGGCAGCGATCCGGATCTCGCCGCCGGCTTCGGCGAATGGCCGATGTGGCTGGCGCCGGGCGACGCCGTGCCCCTGGTCGGCGGCCGCCCGCTGCCGCTGTCGACCTTCGCCGGCCGCCGGGTGCATGCGGTCGCGGGCATCGGCGATCCGGAGCGCTTCTTCGACATGCTGCGCGCGCTGGACATCGCCGTCGTGCCGCACGCCTTCCCCGACCACCACGCCTACGTCGCCGACGACCTGCGCTTCGGCAGCGACCTGCCGGTGCTGATGACCGCCAAGGACGCGGTGAAGTGCGCCGCCTTCCTGACCGACAAGCACTATGCCGTCCCGGTCCAGGCCGAACTGCCAGAAGCCTTCTGGGTCGCCTTGCTGGCGAAGTTGCCCAAGCGGGGCGCCATCGCTGCCACGCCGCCCACCCCCGGCGGCCCGTGA
- the kdsB gene encoding 3-deoxy-manno-octulosonate cytidylyltransferase, whose amino-acid sequence MSHPFVVAIPARHAASRLPGKPLRLLGGEPLVLHVARRALAAGADAVWVAADDPRIADALAGSGVRIAMTSPDHASGSDRLAECAAIAGWSNDTVVVNLQGDEPFAPAAGIRAVAAALVDSAADMATLATPVEDAATLADPNAVKLVRAASGDALYFSRAPIPWPRDAWATAEGRAQLPGGHQWLRHIGIYAYRAGFLKRFAALPPTPLERAESLEQLRALEHGHRIAVALSPEPFPPGVDTPEDLERAERRLAAG is encoded by the coding sequence ATGAGCCATCCCTTCGTCGTCGCCATTCCGGCGCGTCATGCCGCCTCGCGCCTGCCGGGCAAGCCGCTGCGGTTGCTCGGCGGCGAGCCGCTGGTCCTGCATGTCGCGCGGCGCGCGCTCGCGGCCGGTGCGGACGCGGTCTGGGTCGCCGCCGACGATCCGCGCATCGCCGATGCGCTGGCCGGCAGCGGCGTGCGCATCGCCATGACCTCGCCGGACCATGCGTCCGGCAGCGACCGCCTGGCCGAATGCGCCGCCATCGCCGGCTGGAGCAACGACACGGTGGTGGTGAACCTGCAGGGCGACGAACCCTTCGCGCCGGCCGCCGGCATCCGTGCGGTGGCCGCGGCCCTGGTCGATTCCGCCGCCGACATGGCGACGCTGGCGACGCCGGTCGAAGACGCGGCCACGCTGGCCGATCCGAATGCGGTGAAGCTGGTCCGCGCCGCCAGCGGCGACGCGCTGTACTTCAGCCGCGCGCCGATCCCGTGGCCACGCGACGCCTGGGCCACCGCCGAAGGGCGCGCCCAGCTGCCCGGCGGCCACCAGTGGCTGCGCCACATCGGCATCTACGCCTATCGCGCGGGGTTCCTGAAGCGCTTCGCAGCGCTGCCGCCGACGCCGCTGGAGCGCGCCGAATCGCTCGAACAGTTGCGCGCGCTCGAACATGGCCACCGGATCGCCGTGGCCCTGTCCCCGGAGCCGTTCCCGCCGGGGGTGGACACGCCGGAAGACCTGGAGCGCGCTGAGCGGCGACTGGCGGCAGGCTGA